One genomic segment of Natrialbaceae archaeon AArc-T1-2 includes these proteins:
- a CDS encoding RtcB family protein, which yields MTTFETDGITLHQVEEYIWEIPQEGGMRAPARVFASERLLEEIADDKTLEQLQNATHLPGIAKYGICMPDGHQGYGFPVGGVGAFDAEEGCISPGSVGYDINCGVRMMETNLSYDDLQGREEELVDSLFANVPSGLGAGGIVETDVETIEEILEGGVEWALENGYAVEDDLRCCEDEGHREEADASKITQKAKDRGKNQVGSLGSGNHFLEVQRVTDVFDDEIGSAYGLSEDQIVVLIHCGSRGLGHQTCNDYLRKIEQQHQGLLNQLPDKELAAAPAGSQLAEDYYGAMNAAINFAWVNRQLIMHRTRKVFERVFERSWEAMEMELLYDVAHNIAKKETHEVDDEKREYFVHRKGATRAFPAGHSEVPEVYRDVGQPVIIPGSMGTGSYVLSGGDRSMELTFGSTAHGAGRVMSRTQAKSDYWGEDVRDELRDQQQIYVKADSGATVAEEAPGVYKDVDEVVRVSDELGIGDKVARTYPVCNIKG from the coding sequence ATGACCACGTTCGAAACAGACGGCATCACGCTCCACCAGGTAGAGGAGTACATCTGGGAGATCCCACAGGAGGGCGGGATGCGCGCTCCAGCCCGGGTGTTCGCGAGCGAGCGACTGCTCGAGGAGATCGCCGACGACAAGACCCTCGAGCAGTTGCAGAACGCGACGCACCTGCCGGGGATCGCCAAGTACGGCATCTGCATGCCCGACGGCCACCAGGGCTACGGCTTCCCCGTCGGCGGCGTCGGCGCGTTCGACGCCGAGGAAGGCTGTATTTCGCCCGGCTCAGTCGGCTATGACATAAATTGCGGAGTTAGAATGATGGAAACGAACCTCTCCTACGACGACCTGCAGGGTCGCGAGGAGGAACTCGTCGACTCCCTGTTCGCGAACGTGCCGTCGGGACTGGGAGCCGGCGGCATCGTCGAGACGGACGTCGAGACCATCGAGGAGATCTTAGAGGGTGGCGTCGAGTGGGCCCTCGAGAACGGCTACGCCGTCGAGGACGACCTGCGCTGCTGTGAGGACGAGGGCCACCGCGAGGAGGCAGACGCCTCGAAGATCACCCAGAAGGCCAAGGATCGGGGGAAGAACCAGGTCGGCTCGCTGGGGTCGGGGAATCACTTCCTCGAGGTCCAGCGGGTCACCGACGTCTTCGACGACGAGATCGGCTCGGCCTACGGCCTCTCCGAGGACCAGATCGTCGTGCTCATCCACTGTGGCTCGCGGGGACTGGGTCACCAGACCTGTAACGACTACTTGCGAAAGATCGAGCAACAACACCAGGGACTGTTGAACCAGCTGCCGGACAAGGAACTCGCAGCCGCACCCGCGGGCTCGCAACTCGCCGAGGACTACTACGGGGCGATGAACGCCGCGATCAACTTCGCGTGGGTCAACCGCCAGCTAATCATGCACCGCACCCGGAAGGTCTTCGAGCGGGTCTTCGAGCGCTCGTGGGAGGCCATGGAGATGGAACTGCTGTACGACGTGGCTCACAACATCGCCAAGAAGGAGACCCACGAGGTCGACGATGAGAAGCGAGAGTACTTCGTCCACCGCAAGGGTGCGACGCGGGCGTTCCCCGCTGGTCATTCCGAGGTGCCCGAGGTCTACCGCGACGTCGGCCAGCCCGTCATCATCCCCGGCAGCATGGGCACGGGAAGCTACGTCCTCTCGGGAGGCGACCGGTCGATGGAGCTCACCTTCGGCTCGACGGCCCACGGCGCGGGCAGAGTGATGAGCCGAACCCAGGCGAAAAGCGACTACTGGGGTGAGGACGTCCGGGACGAACTGCGTGACCAGCAACAGATCTACGTCAAGGCCGACTCCGGCGCGACCGTCGCCGAGGAGGCCCCCGGCGTCTACAAGGACGTCGACGAGGTCGTCCGCGTCTCCGACGAACTCGGCATTGGCGACAAGGTGGCACGGACTTACCCCGTCTGTAACATCAAAGGCTGA
- the hutH gene encoding histidine ammonia-lyase, with translation MTVELDGETLTPEDVAAVARDDEDVSVPEPARERVRKSRERIADVLERDEPVYGVNTGFGELVDQQIPGNRLETLQTNLLRSHAAGTGRELTREEVRATLAARVNALVTGHSGVREVVVDHLVAMLNGGVHPVVKSRGSLGASGDLAPLAHASLVLIGEGEADVDAPTDDDPERTRRLEGAAALEAIDREPLTLAPKEGLALINGTQLTTGLAALAVVDAESLASTADVAGALTTEVTLGTTASAEPTIHDVRPHDGQRASAATVRRLTAGSDVVEAHRNCDRVQDAYSLRCLPQVHGAVRDAVSHLREAVEIELNSATDNPLVFDATGIDDRASGTDRAAVLSGGNFHGEPLALRLEYVRLALTELATISERRIDRLVNPNLQEPHLPPFLAPDSGVQSGYMIAQYTAAAAVNELRATGTAVTDNTPVSGGQEDHVSMSATAAFAVRSSLESARTVLATELVCGAQAREYVGDAFDDVDDLELGAGTDAAYDLVRELVAPLETDRPVHADVEAVVEALEAGLLEDAVTAACPDWLERSPIDAGGPTGTRR, from the coding sequence GTGACCGTCGAACTCGATGGCGAGACGCTCACGCCGGAGGACGTCGCCGCGGTCGCCCGAGACGACGAGGACGTTTCGGTCCCCGAACCCGCTCGCGAACGGGTTCGAAAATCGCGCGAGCGGATCGCGGACGTCCTCGAGCGCGACGAACCCGTCTACGGGGTGAACACGGGCTTTGGCGAGCTCGTCGACCAGCAGATCCCGGGAAACCGACTCGAGACGCTCCAGACGAATCTGCTGCGAAGCCACGCGGCCGGGACGGGCCGAGAGCTCACTCGCGAGGAGGTTCGAGCGACCCTCGCCGCACGGGTCAACGCCCTGGTGACGGGCCACTCCGGCGTGCGCGAGGTCGTGGTCGACCACCTCGTGGCGATGCTCAACGGTGGCGTCCACCCCGTCGTGAAATCCCGTGGGAGTCTCGGGGCGAGTGGTGACCTGGCACCGCTTGCACACGCCTCGCTCGTGTTGATCGGCGAAGGCGAGGCGGACGTCGACGCCCCGACGGACGACGACCCCGAGCGAACCCGTCGCCTCGAGGGCGCGGCTGCGCTCGAGGCGATCGACCGCGAGCCCCTGACGCTCGCCCCAAAAGAGGGGCTGGCGCTCATAAATGGCACCCAGCTGACGACCGGACTCGCCGCGCTGGCCGTCGTCGACGCCGAATCGCTCGCATCGACGGCCGACGTCGCGGGCGCGCTAACGACGGAGGTGACGCTGGGGACGACGGCGTCGGCGGAGCCGACGATCCACGACGTCCGGCCCCACGATGGCCAGCGAGCGAGCGCGGCGACCGTTCGACGGCTCACCGCAGGAAGCGACGTCGTCGAGGCCCATCGCAACTGCGATCGGGTCCAGGATGCGTACTCGCTTCGGTGTCTCCCACAGGTCCACGGCGCCGTCCGGGACGCGGTCTCCCACCTCCGCGAGGCCGTCGAGATCGAACTCAACAGCGCGACCGACAACCCGCTCGTCTTCGACGCGACGGGGATCGACGACCGCGCGTCGGGAACCGACCGGGCGGCGGTGCTTTCGGGCGGGAACTTCCACGGCGAACCGCTCGCGCTTCGACTCGAGTACGTCCGGCTCGCACTGACCGAACTCGCGACGATCTCGGAGCGACGGATCGACCGCCTGGTGAACCCGAACCTGCAGGAGCCACACCTGCCACCGTTTCTCGCCCCCGACAGCGGCGTTCAGTCGGGGTACATGATCGCCCAGTACACCGCCGCTGCGGCGGTCAACGAGCTGCGAGCAACGGGAACGGCCGTGACCGACAACACGCCCGTCAGCGGTGGCCAGGAAGATCACGTCAGCATGAGCGCCACGGCCGCGTTCGCCGTTCGTTCGTCGCTCGAGTCCGCTCGAACGGTCCTCGCGACGGAGCTCGTCTGTGGAGCGCAGGCTCGTGAGTACGTCGGAGACGCGTTCGACGACGTCGACGACCTCGAACTCGGCGCGGGCACCGACGCGGCCTACGACCTCGTTCGCGAACTCGTCGCGCCGCTCGAGACGGACCGTCCCGTCCACGCGGACGTCGAGGCAGTCGTCGAGGCGCTCGAGGCCGGCCTGCTCGAGGACGCAGTCACGGCGGCGTGTCCGGACTGGCTCGAGCGATCGCCGATCGACGCTGGTGGACCGACCGGGACGCGACGCTGA
- a CDS encoding bacterio-opsin activator domain-containing protein, producing MTDAENKGDRTWQTSDDREIVVAVLAPSDCDVESVDRLTDSPRFDVHRPDPDAIDRTVAPETDCLVVAADCPTVARELLEDVEAVEDDDAVDSPVVVAPGEGSEQLAAVAIRRGAADYVPPSDEATLADRIVTVADEHDDAADDERSRFRDLLAERLPDEAFLIDEDGYYLEATVRPESDDLYTVSADELVDHHLSDAFPADVAADLQACLDRTLETEEVQSIEYEVETTEGRRWYEARVVPFDETIDGRRVVVWLGRDITERVERERTLRRQRDQFVTLNDINRVVRQVIHTLVEAPTREAIEREACRQLVESELYTGSWIGELDGDDIVVRTAAGETTALFEFAREQSSWDGEPVLETLETGVVRTSNRMADEPRISERVRRAAREDDVRSAITIPIEHDTTSYGALVVYASRDDAFSPREEDAFRLLGETIGFAITAVKNRRLLFADTVVELEVRVEHGDSLSFYLSEEYDCTCSLEWIGETARGKIYQYVTVEGLDGETVMAEASDHDSVAECRLVHDGADQCTIELRLHESGARTLANYGATIRDITVEDGIAMVLLEVPHDADVRELIDALRSVYDDVTLTARREVGRPVHTAEERRERIVDRLTDRQLTALRFAYHGGYFDWPRASTGEELAEAMDVSPPTMHQHLRKALNEVLAEFFEESGTDVE from the coding sequence ATGACCGACGCAGAAAATAAGGGGGACCGAACGTGGCAGACGTCCGACGACCGCGAGATCGTGGTCGCCGTTCTCGCGCCCAGCGACTGCGACGTCGAGTCGGTCGACCGGCTGACCGACAGCCCACGGTTCGACGTTCACCGCCCCGACCCGGACGCGATCGATCGAACGGTCGCGCCTGAAACGGACTGTCTCGTCGTCGCTGCCGACTGTCCAACCGTCGCACGCGAGCTCCTCGAGGACGTCGAGGCGGTCGAGGACGACGACGCAGTCGACTCGCCGGTCGTGGTCGCACCCGGGGAGGGAAGCGAACAGCTCGCGGCCGTCGCGATCAGACGCGGGGCGGCCGACTACGTCCCGCCGTCGGACGAGGCGACGCTCGCGGATCGGATCGTGACCGTCGCCGACGAACACGACGACGCGGCCGACGACGAGCGCAGTCGGTTTCGCGACTTGCTCGCAGAACGACTGCCGGACGAGGCGTTTCTCATCGACGAGGACGGCTACTACCTCGAGGCGACGGTCCGTCCCGAATCCGACGACCTGTACACTGTCTCGGCCGACGAGCTGGTCGACCATCACCTCTCGGACGCGTTCCCCGCCGACGTCGCCGCCGACTTACAGGCGTGTCTCGATCGTACCCTCGAGACCGAGGAGGTCCAGTCGATCGAGTACGAGGTCGAGACGACCGAGGGGCGGCGGTGGTACGAGGCACGCGTCGTCCCGTTCGACGAGACGATCGACGGCCGACGAGTGGTCGTCTGGCTGGGTCGGGACATCACCGAACGCGTCGAACGAGAGCGGACGCTGCGTCGCCAGCGCGACCAGTTCGTGACGCTCAACGACATTAACCGGGTCGTCCGACAGGTCATTCACACGCTCGTGGAAGCGCCGACGCGGGAGGCCATCGAACGGGAGGCCTGTCGACAGCTCGTCGAATCAGAGCTGTACACCGGCTCGTGGATCGGCGAGTTAGACGGCGACGATATCGTCGTTCGCACCGCCGCGGGCGAAACGACGGCGCTGTTCGAGTTCGCCCGTGAGCAGTCGAGTTGGGACGGAGAGCCGGTACTCGAGACGCTCGAGACGGGTGTCGTTCGGACCAGCAACCGGATGGCCGACGAACCGCGGATTTCGGAGCGGGTCCGTCGTGCCGCTCGCGAGGACGACGTCAGGTCTGCGATTACCATTCCGATCGAACACGATACGACGAGCTACGGTGCACTCGTCGTCTACGCGAGTCGCGACGATGCGTTCAGCCCGCGTGAGGAAGACGCCTTTCGGCTGCTCGGCGAGACGATCGGCTTCGCGATCACCGCCGTGAAAAATCGGCGGCTGCTCTTTGCCGACACCGTCGTCGAACTCGAGGTCCGCGTCGAGCACGGCGACTCGCTTTCCTTTTATCTCTCCGAGGAGTACGATTGCACCTGCTCGCTCGAGTGGATCGGCGAGACCGCACGCGGGAAGATCTACCAGTACGTGACGGTCGAGGGTCTCGACGGGGAGACGGTGATGGCCGAAGCGTCCGACCACGACTCCGTCGCCGAGTGTCGGCTCGTCCACGACGGGGCCGACCAGTGTACGATCGAACTCCGGCTTCACGAATCGGGGGCGCGGACGCTTGCGAACTACGGGGCGACGATTCGGGACATCACCGTCGAAGACGGCATCGCGATGGTCCTCCTCGAGGTCCCCCACGACGCCGACGTCCGGGAACTGATCGACGCGTTGCGGTCGGTGTACGACGACGTGACGCTTACCGCACGACGGGAGGTCGGTCGGCCGGTGCACACGGCCGAAGAGCGACGGGAACGAATCGTCGACAGGCTCACCGACCGACAGCTCACCGCCCTCCGGTTTGCGTATCACGGCGGCTACTTCGATTGGCCGCGGGCAAGTACCGGCGAGGAACTCGCGGAGGCGATGGACGTCTCGCCGCCGACGATGCACCAACACCTCCGGAAGGCGCTGAACGAAGTGTTGGCGGAGTTTTTCGAGGAATCCGGAACCGACGTCGAGTGA
- a CDS encoding MTH865 family protein: MVDETDLREQLTDAFDGAEYPVSSPMELVPALPAGPGTTFESGEFSMTAMELNAELSGGEDFPYETADELVDDVIAELKSNGHL, translated from the coding sequence ATGGTAGACGAAACAGACCTTCGCGAGCAGCTAACCGACGCGTTCGACGGGGCGGAGTATCCCGTCTCGAGTCCGATGGAACTGGTCCCCGCGCTGCCTGCCGGACCGGGAACGACCTTCGAGTCCGGCGAGTTTTCGATGACGGCGATGGAGCTAAACGCCGAACTCTCCGGCGGGGAGGACTTTCCCTACGAGACCGCCGACGAGCTCGTCGACGACGTCATCGCGGAGCTGAAATCGAACGGTCACCTGTAG
- a CDS encoding ribbon-helix-helix domain-containing protein codes for MAKDTVRYPDEVVDEIDALVEDGMFESKSEFYRFSAEYVLTLINPDHDVETFNFEEIRDELEIDVGDHAAALGADGGTLFLEAVITVRKHGLRGDYEAAERFIDTHYDATDQECLILEELLGTYRNGTGEPA; via the coding sequence ATGGCAAAAGATACCGTCAGGTACCCCGACGAGGTCGTCGACGAGATCGACGCGCTCGTCGAAGACGGTATGTTCGAGAGCAAATCCGAGTTCTATCGCTTCTCCGCGGAGTACGTCCTCACGCTGATCAACCCCGACCACGACGTCGAGACGTTCAACTTCGAGGAGATCAGGGACGAACTCGAGATCGACGTCGGCGATCACGCCGCAGCACTCGGGGCAGACGGCGGCACCCTCTTTCTCGAGGCCGTGATCACCGTCCGCAAACACGGCCTGCGTGGCGATTACGAGGCCGCCGAACGGTTCATCGACACCCACTACGACGCGACCGACCAGGAGTGTCTCATTCTCGAGGAACTGCTCGGCACCTACCGAAACGGGACCGGAGAGCCGGCCTGA
- a CDS encoding cobyric acid synthase: MTRTILVAGTASHVGKSTIAAGLCRLLADRGVDVAPYKAQNMSNNARVVARADEGGDGDDGDDGDAWGEIGVSQFVQARAAGVTPTTDANPVLLKPRGDGESQFVLQGRAIDHFPAGEYYERHWERARAAAERSHRRLARDHDVIIAEGAGSIAEINLHERDLANVETARFGDAEILLLVDIERGGAFASLYGTIELLPEDLRERIVGAVVTKFRGDPSLLEPGIDEIEARTGVPILGVVPYDDPGLPEEDSVSLPATDQRRVDGDDDGIDPAHSVTIAVPRLPRLSNATDLEALAAVAGVRVAYVPVDGDVDEPLAEADAVVLPGTKNTVDDLLALRAAGFADALERFDGPVVGICGGYQLLGERITNAALEGTGDREVVPGFGLLPVETAFGEEKRLEQVTVEVSGAGPIAGARGTVSGYEIHAGRTRVLADLPSPLDPDSAVRETVLGTYLHGLFDEDPVREAFLDCVYREAGRERPPTDDVGEATSPYDRAASLVRDHVDLEALGEPFL; this comes from the coding sequence ATGACGCGGACGATCCTGGTCGCCGGGACGGCGAGTCACGTCGGCAAGTCGACGATCGCGGCCGGCCTCTGTCGGCTGCTTGCCGACCGGGGCGTCGACGTCGCTCCCTACAAGGCCCAGAACATGAGCAACAACGCGCGGGTGGTCGCCCGGGCCGACGAGGGTGGCGACGGCGACGACGGCGACGACGGCGACGCCTGGGGCGAGATCGGCGTCTCCCAGTTCGTCCAGGCCCGCGCGGCGGGGGTCACGCCGACGACCGACGCCAATCCCGTCTTGCTCAAACCACGCGGCGACGGCGAGAGCCAGTTCGTTCTCCAGGGGCGGGCGATCGACCACTTTCCCGCTGGCGAGTACTACGAGCGCCACTGGGAGCGCGCTCGAGCAGCCGCCGAACGGTCCCACCGGCGACTCGCACGCGATCACGACGTGATAATTGCCGAGGGTGCGGGCAGCATCGCCGAGATCAACCTCCACGAGCGAGACCTCGCGAACGTCGAGACCGCCCGCTTTGGCGACGCCGAGATCCTCCTGCTGGTGGACATCGAACGCGGCGGTGCCTTCGCCAGCCTCTATGGCACGATCGAACTGCTCCCCGAGGACCTCCGCGAGCGAATCGTCGGCGCGGTCGTCACGAAGTTCCGGGGCGACCCGTCCCTGCTCGAGCCCGGCATCGACGAGATCGAGGCCAGGACGGGCGTGCCGATCCTCGGCGTGGTCCCCTACGACGATCCGGGACTGCCCGAGGAAGACAGCGTGTCGTTGCCGGCGACCGACCAGCGCCGCGTCGACGGCGACGACGACGGGATCGACCCCGCACACAGCGTCACGATCGCCGTCCCGCGCCTGCCCCGGCTCTCGAACGCGACCGACCTCGAGGCACTCGCCGCCGTGGCGGGCGTGCGGGTCGCCTACGTTCCCGTCGACGGAGACGTGGACGAGCCACTGGCCGAGGCCGACGCCGTCGTCCTGCCGGGGACGAAAAACACCGTCGACGACCTGCTCGCGCTCCGTGCGGCGGGCTTTGCGGACGCCCTCGAGCGCTTCGACGGCCCCGTCGTCGGGATCTGTGGCGGCTACCAGCTGCTGGGCGAGCGGATCACGAACGCCGCCCTCGAGGGGACCGGCGACCGCGAGGTCGTCCCCGGCTTCGGGCTGTTGCCCGTCGAGACCGCGTTCGGCGAGGAGAAACGCCTCGAGCAGGTGACCGTCGAGGTCTCGGGCGCGGGGCCGATCGCGGGTGCGCGCGGGACCGTCTCGGGCTACGAGATCCACGCCGGCCGCACCCGCGTGCTCGCGGACCTCCCGTCGCCGCTGGATCCCGACAGCGCCGTTCGTGAAACCGTGCTGGGGACGTACCTCCACGGCCTGTTCGACGAGGATCCCGTCCGCGAGGCGTTTCTCGACTGCGTCTACCGGGAGGCGGGCCGAGAGCGCCCGCCCACCGACGACGTCGGCGAGGCCACGTCGCCGTACGACCGCGCCGCCTCGCTCGTTCGTGACCACGTCGACCTCGAGGCACTCGGCGAGCCGTTCCTATAA
- a CDS encoding ABC transporter ATP-binding protein gives MVAIRADGLAKAYGSVDALVELSFEVARGELFGFLGPNGAGKTTTIRVLTGQIRPDSGTATVLDTDPVAEPIETRRRVGILPEQGTPPSFLTPREYFAFVGTVRDLPTETVRERTERWAARLGFASKLETLHTDLSRGQQQKVMITAAFLHEPEAVFIDEPLANLDPLVQEQVKEFLREYAEAGNAVVVSTHNIDVAEEICTRVGIVADGRLVAERDLAEGREEPLLETFLSHVDGTTRDVPEAVVE, from the coding sequence ATGGTCGCCATACGTGCAGACGGGCTCGCGAAAGCCTACGGGTCCGTCGACGCGCTGGTCGAGCTGAGTTTCGAGGTAGCACGTGGGGAGCTCTTTGGCTTTCTCGGCCCGAACGGGGCCGGGAAGACGACGACGATCCGGGTGCTGACGGGACAGATCCGACCCGACAGCGGGACGGCGACGGTGCTGGATACCGATCCGGTCGCCGAGCCGATCGAGACCCGCCGTCGCGTCGGCATCCTCCCCGAGCAGGGGACGCCGCCGAGCTTTCTCACCCCGCGGGAGTACTTCGCGTTCGTCGGGACGGTCCGTGACCTCCCCACCGAGACGGTTCGCGAACGGACCGAACGGTGGGCAGCCCGGCTCGGGTTCGCGAGCAAACTCGAGACGTTACACACCGATCTCTCGCGGGGGCAACAACAGAAGGTGATGATCACGGCCGCGTTCCTCCACGAACCCGAGGCCGTCTTCATCGACGAGCCGCTCGCGAACCTCGATCCGCTCGTCCAGGAGCAGGTCAAGGAGTTCCTCCGGGAGTACGCCGAGGCGGGCAACGCCGTCGTCGTCTCGACGCACAACATCGACGTCGCCGAGGAGATCTGCACCCGGGTCGGCATCGTCGCCGACGGCCGGCTGGTCGCCGAACGCGACCTCGCGGAGGGGCGCGAGGAGCCGCTGCTCGAGACGTTTCTCTCCCACGTCGACGGGACGACGCGGGACGTCCCGGAGGCCGTCGTCGAATGA
- a CDS encoding ZIP family metal transporter, translating into MPTLGETVVVAALAGCATGLGALPTLVTDRVSHRVYDGAIGLAAGIMVGAAVFALVVPGLELGSAWEVVAGVLVGGAFLLATNALLPHVHLRFRADRLEGTAALEASGTTPPDDDLRRALLVGAAVTIHNVPEGLAVGIAFGSGEAGLGFLIATAIAVQNVPDGFAMAVPADRAGVSWPKTLLYTTLSGGLPEPIAAAVGFSLVALVTGLFPAAAGFAAGAMIAVVFRELVPSSHGHGYADTATATFVAGFALMLVVDTVLAV; encoded by the coding sequence ATGCCGACGCTGGGCGAGACGGTGGTCGTCGCCGCGCTCGCCGGCTGTGCGACCGGACTCGGCGCGTTGCCGACCCTGGTCACCGACCGGGTCAGCCACCGCGTCTACGACGGCGCGATCGGGCTCGCCGCCGGCATCATGGTCGGCGCGGCGGTGTTCGCGCTCGTGGTGCCCGGGCTCGAGCTCGGCTCCGCCTGGGAGGTCGTCGCCGGCGTCCTCGTCGGCGGCGCGTTCCTGCTCGCGACGAACGCACTCCTGCCACACGTTCACCTCCGGTTCCGGGCCGACCGCCTCGAGGGAACTGCGGCGCTCGAGGCCAGCGGGACGACGCCTCCGGACGACGACCTCCGGCGGGCACTTTTAGTCGGTGCGGCAGTGACGATCCACAACGTCCCCGAGGGACTCGCTGTCGGCATCGCCTTCGGAAGCGGCGAGGCGGGGCTTGGATTCCTCATCGCGACGGCGATTGCCGTCCAGAACGTCCCCGACGGGTTCGCGATGGCCGTCCCGGCGGATCGGGCCGGCGTCTCGTGGCCGAAGACGCTGCTTTACACGACGCTGTCCGGCGGCCTCCCGGAGCCGATCGCCGCCGCCGTCGGCTTCTCGCTGGTCGCCCTCGTCACCGGGCTCTTCCCGGCCGCCGCCGGCTTCGCCGCGGGCGCGATGATCGCCGTCGTCTTCCGGGAACTGGTCCCCTCGAGTCACGGCCACGGCTACGCCGACACTGCCACGGCGACGTTCGTCGCCGGCTTCGCACTCATGCTCGTCGTCGACACCGTCCTCGCGGTCTGA
- a CDS encoding mechanosensitive ion channel domain-containing protein → MVEWQTLIDEPAVIAAIVLLLGFVVGYLVGRLNEELLAAAGVPDAVEGTPFERTAQSLGTSTVEIVARLSSWFIYGIAILTAVHIARLIDTDAFWLQLTAFIPQVFIAVLVLIVGFIIADKAELVVSEYLRSVKLPEVSVVPKVVKYSVLYVTFLIALAQVGVQVLALVILLTVYAAGVVFVGGYAFKDFLVSSAVGIYLLLEQPYSIGDRIRIGDRTGIVQEVDLFVTKIESDSEEYIVPNREVFEEGIVRIRD, encoded by the coding sequence ATGGTAGAGTGGCAGACGCTCATCGACGAGCCGGCGGTCATCGCGGCGATCGTGCTCCTGTTGGGGTTCGTCGTCGGCTACCTCGTCGGTCGGCTCAACGAGGAACTGCTCGCCGCCGCTGGCGTTCCCGACGCCGTCGAGGGAACCCCGTTCGAACGGACCGCCCAGTCACTCGGCACGTCGACCGTCGAGATCGTCGCCCGATTGAGTTCGTGGTTTATTTACGGGATCGCCATCCTCACCGCCGTCCACATCGCCCGGCTCATCGACACCGACGCGTTCTGGCTGCAGCTTACCGCGTTCATCCCGCAGGTCTTCATCGCCGTGCTCGTGCTCATCGTCGGTTTCATCATCGCCGACAAGGCCGAACTGGTCGTCAGCGAGTACCTCCGGAGCGTCAAACTGCCCGAGGTCTCGGTCGTTCCGAAAGTCGTCAAGTACTCGGTGTTGTACGTCACCTTCCTCATCGCGCTCGCACAGGTCGGCGTCCAGGTGCTCGCACTCGTCATCCTGCTGACGGTGTACGCCGCCGGCGTCGTCTTCGTCGGTGGATACGCCTTCAAGGACTTTCTCGTCTCGAGTGCAGTCGGCATCTACCTGCTGCTCGAGCAGCCCTACAGCATCGGCGACCGGATCCGGATCGGCGACCGGACGGGGATCGTCCAGGAGGTCGACCTCTTCGTGACGAAAATCGAGTCCGACTCCGAGGAGTACATCGTCCCGAACCGGGAGGTTTTCGAAGAGGGGATCGTCCGGATCAGGGACTGA
- the dacZ gene encoding diadenylate cyclase DacZ encodes MAGLDDVFEDLLSDADVVALFSPSSSFHERVAETDDLEVVVVGTENAVGADTFVELPIEFTDVTDRVRFALEGGLDNGVIDDGDVLACAIGVFGDEIDTVSRVRADADEQTGIYNLFARSRAEPDVIKAVLELAIELGQKGQKGKPVGALFVVGDAGKVMNKSRPLSYNPFEKSHVHVGDPIVNVMLKEFSRLDGAFVISDSGKIVSAYRYLEPSAEGVDIPKGLGARHMAGGAITRDTNATAIVLSESDGLVRAFKGGELVLEVDPEEY; translated from the coding sequence ATGGCCGGACTAGACGACGTGTTCGAAGACCTTCTGTCGGACGCCGACGTCGTTGCGCTTTTCTCGCCGAGCAGTTCGTTTCACGAGCGAGTCGCCGAGACCGACGACCTCGAGGTGGTCGTCGTCGGCACCGAGAACGCGGTCGGGGCCGATACCTTCGTCGAGCTCCCGATCGAGTTCACCGACGTCACCGACCGAGTGCGGTTCGCACTCGAGGGCGGACTCGACAACGGCGTGATCGACGACGGCGACGTCCTCGCCTGTGCGATCGGCGTCTTCGGCGACGAGATCGACACGGTCTCGCGGGTGCGAGCCGACGCCGACGAACAGACCGGCATCTACAACCTGTTCGCCAGATCTCGGGCGGAGCCGGACGTGATCAAGGCCGTCCTCGAGCTGGCGATCGAGCTCGGTCAGAAGGGCCAGAAGGGCAAACCCGTCGGCGCGTTGTTCGTCGTCGGCGACGCCGGGAAGGTGATGAACAAGTCCCGGCCGCTGTCGTACAACCCCTTCGAGAAGTCCCACGTCCACGTCGGGGATCCGATCGTCAACGTCATGCTCAAGGAGTTCTCCCGGCTCGACGGCGCGTTCGTCATCTCGGATTCGGGCAAGATCGTCTCCGCCTACCGCTATCTCGAGCCCTCCGCGGAGGGTGTCGACATCCCGAAGGGACTCGGCGCGAGACACATGGCCGGCGGGGCGATCACCCGGGACACGAACGCGACGGCGATCGTCCTCTCAGAAAGCGACGGATTGGTACGGGCGTTCAAGGGCGGAGAACTCGTTCTCGAGGTCGACCCGGAGGAGTACTGA